A region of Thermus oshimai DSM 12092 DNA encodes the following proteins:
- a CDS encoding DUF302 domain-containing protein, whose protein sequence is MTGMRKTLKATLSEARAQVEAALKEEGFGILTEIDVAATLKARLGLERPPYLILGACNPHLAARALEALPEIGLLLPCNVVLREAEEGVEVLIQDPKEMFRVLPEATQRALAPVAEEARTRLSRALARL, encoded by the coding sequence ATGACCGGGATGCGCAAGACCCTAAAGGCCACCCTTTCCGAGGCCCGCGCCCAGGTGGAGGCCGCCCTCAAGGAGGAGGGCTTCGGGATCCTGACCGAGATTGACGTGGCCGCCACCCTAAAGGCCAGGCTCGGCCTGGAAAGGCCCCCCTACCTGATCCTCGGAGCCTGCAACCCCCACCTGGCGGCGCGGGCCCTGGAGGCCCTTCCGGAGATCGGCCTCCTCCTCCCCTGCAACGTGGTGCTCCGGGAGGCCGAGGAGGGGGTGGAGGTCCTAATCCAGGACCCCAAGGAGATGTTCCGGGTCCTCCCCGAGGCCACCCAAAGGGCCCTCGCCCCCGTGGCCGAAGAAGCCCGCACCAGGCTCTCCCGGGCCCTGGCCCGGCTTTAG
- a CDS encoding response regulator transcription factor, whose amino-acid sequence MKVLLVDDDPAILEVLEGYLKGAGFQVLKAEDGAEALALFPQADLVVLDLMLPKVDGFQVAQAIRQARPELPLLLLTARGEEEDRVRGLELGADDYVVKPFSPREVVARVKALLRRAGLKEELRYGPLRLLPKKREAYLGEEPLPLSRLEFDLLLTLAQHPGVVFSRERLLEKVWGPDFPGVDRVVDVHIAALRRKLGDDAENPRFIETVRGVGYRFREGDAPFS is encoded by the coding sequence GTGAAGGTGCTCCTGGTGGACGACGATCCGGCCATCCTCGAGGTCCTGGAGGGCTACCTTAAGGGGGCGGGCTTCCAGGTCCTGAAGGCCGAGGACGGGGCGGAGGCCCTGGCCCTCTTCCCCCAGGCGGACCTGGTGGTCCTGGACCTCATGCTGCCCAAGGTGGACGGCTTCCAGGTGGCCCAGGCCATCCGCCAGGCCCGGCCCGAACTCCCCCTCCTCCTCCTCACCGCCCGGGGGGAGGAGGAGGACCGGGTGCGGGGGCTGGAGCTGGGGGCGGACGACTACGTGGTGAAGCCCTTCAGCCCCCGGGAGGTGGTGGCCCGGGTGAAGGCCCTCCTGCGCCGGGCTGGGCTTAAGGAGGAGCTCCGCTACGGCCCCTTGCGCCTTTTGCCCAAGAAGCGGGAGGCCTACCTGGGGGAGGAGCCCCTCCCCCTAAGCCGCCTGGAGTTCGACCTCCTCCTCACCTTAGCCCAGCACCCGGGGGTGGTCTTCAGCCGGGAGAGGCTTCTGGAAAAGGTCTGGGGGCCGGACTTCCCGGGGGTGGACCGGGTGGTGGACGTGCACATCGCCGCCTTAAGGAGAAAACTGGGGGACGACGCGGAAAACCCCCGCTTCATAGAAACGGTGCGGGGGGTGGGCTACCGCTTCCGGGAGGGGGATGCGCCTTTTTCTTAA
- a CDS encoding SHOCT domain-containing protein has protein sequence MMGYWYGPCGFGGWGILWGFLWIALVALGFYLLFRALSPKEEDRALKLLRERYAKGEIDRETFERMKRDLS, from the coding sequence ATGATGGGCTACTGGTACGGCCCCTGCGGCTTTGGCGGCTGGGGGATCCTGTGGGGCTTTCTTTGGATCGCCCTTGTGGCCCTGGGCTTTTACCTCCTCTTCCGGGCCCTCAGCCCCAAGGAGGAGGACCGGGCCCTTAAGCTTCTTAGGGAGCGCTACGCCAAGGGGGAGATTGACCGGGAAACCTTTGAACGGATGAAGCGGGACCTCTCGTGA
- a CDS encoding class I SAM-dependent methyltransferase gives MLRKRLFAWVYPGLSARHEALVEERKRALFRRALALGPRRVLEIGPGPGPNLAHLPPGVEYLALEPNPFFHQALRRRAEALGLGLTLLLGRAEAIPLPAEHVDLVVGTLVLCSVEDPLKAVAEVHRVLRPGGAFLFLEHVAAPGGPYRLLQEAATPLFALFGDGCHPNRETLALIRARFPRVEAEAFALPLPVVAPHVAGLAFKAPSGRPA, from the coding sequence ATGCTGAGGAAGCGGCTTTTCGCCTGGGTGTACCCCGGTCTCTCCGCCCGGCACGAGGCCTTGGTGGAGGAGCGGAAGCGGGCGCTTTTCCGGCGCGCCTTGGCCCTTGGGCCCAGGCGGGTCTTGGAGATCGGCCCTGGGCCGGGCCCCAACCTGGCCCACCTGCCCCCCGGGGTGGAGTACCTGGCCCTCGAGCCCAACCCCTTTTTCCACCAAGCCCTCCGGCGGAGGGCCGAGGCGTTGGGCCTTGGCCTCACCCTCCTCTTGGGCCGGGCCGAGGCCATCCCCCTGCCCGCCGAGCATGTGGACCTGGTGGTGGGGACCCTGGTCCTCTGCTCCGTGGAGGACCCCCTTAAGGCGGTGGCGGAGGTCCACCGGGTGCTCCGCCCCGGCGGGGCCTTCCTGTTCCTGGAGCACGTGGCCGCCCCTGGGGGGCCCTACCGCCTCCTCCAGGAGGCGGCCACCCCCCTCTTCGCCCTCTTTGGGGACGGGTGCCACCCCAACCGGGAGACCCTGGCCCTCATCCGCGCCCGCTTTCCCCGGGTGGAGGCGGAGGCCTTCGCCCTTCCCCTGCCCGTGGTGGCGCCCCACGTGGCGGGGCTGGCCTTCAAGGCCCCTAGCGGGCGGCCAGCCTAA
- a CDS encoding heavy metal translocating P-type ATPase, translating into MASSLKEVRLGVKGMTCAACVARVERALRAAEGVAEARVNLTTEEAFLRLAEGVDLKEVLKRVEEAGYTPVTARAEIPVKGMTCAACVARVERALRALPGVLSAQVNLATEKAFVEYLPETLSLARIRQAIREAGYEPLETEEASRKEAPTYRQDLLLALPFAFLLLLLAMGPMALPLPHAPPWLQALLALPPLYAGRRFFRQALSEVRHRALGMSTLVALGAGSAYLYSFLVLLAPRLFPEAARHLYFEAGAVILALILLGKHLEEGAKGRASEAIRRLLALTPKRARLLQDGEEKELPAEALIPGDLVRVLPGERIPADGVVVEGFSHVDESMLTGEPIPKAKGPGDEVVGGAVNGEGALLVRVVRVGEATFLAQMARMVEEAQGHKPQVQEVADRIAAVFVPIVLGVALLTFLGWLLLGPGLSHAFVATLSVLLIACPCAMGLATPAAVAVATGRAAQLGVLFRKGTALEALARADTALLDKTGTLTLGRPVLAEVLPFGLEREEALRLAAALERGSEHPLARALLEAAQGLSLPQAEGVRALPGEGVEGVVEGRRLFVGGPALMERLSVALPQEARALPEGGFTPLYLAEEGRLLAAFAVSDPPKPEAKEAVAALKALGLRVVLLTGDHPAPARKVAEALGIGEVLAGVRPEGKLEAIRLLQGEGRKVVFVGDGINDAAALAQADVGVALASGTDIALEAGDVVLLRDLRGLPAAILLARKTLRTVYLNFFWAYAYNVLLIPVAAGALYPFFGLLLNPMLAAAAMSLSSLFVLTNSLRLRGFRPPLAQGTV; encoded by the coding sequence ATGGCTTCTTCGCTGAAGGAAGTCCGCCTGGGGGTCAAGGGCATGACCTGCGCCGCCTGCGTGGCGCGGGTGGAGCGGGCCCTTCGGGCTGCGGAGGGGGTGGCGGAGGCCCGGGTGAACCTCACCACGGAGGAGGCCTTCTTGCGCCTTGCGGAGGGGGTGGACCTGAAGGAGGTCCTGAAGCGGGTGGAGGAGGCGGGCTACACCCCCGTGACCGCCCGGGCCGAGATCCCCGTGAAGGGCATGACCTGCGCCGCCTGCGTGGCCCGGGTGGAGCGGGCCCTCCGCGCCCTGCCGGGGGTGCTTTCCGCCCAGGTGAACCTGGCCACGGAGAAGGCCTTCGTGGAGTACCTCCCGGAGACCCTAAGCCTCGCCCGCATCCGCCAGGCCATCCGGGAGGCGGGCTACGAGCCTTTGGAAACGGAGGAGGCCTCCCGGAAGGAGGCCCCCACCTACCGCCAGGACCTCCTCCTGGCCCTGCCCTTCGCCTTCCTTCTCCTCCTCCTCGCCATGGGGCCCATGGCCCTTCCCCTGCCCCACGCCCCCCCCTGGCTCCAGGCCCTCCTGGCCCTCCCCCCTCTCTACGCCGGGCGGCGCTTCTTCCGCCAGGCCCTCTCCGAGGTGCGCCACCGCGCCTTGGGCATGAGCACCCTGGTGGCCCTGGGGGCGGGGAGCGCCTACCTCTACTCCTTCCTGGTCCTCCTCGCCCCTCGTCTTTTCCCCGAGGCGGCCCGCCACCTCTACTTTGAGGCGGGGGCGGTGATCCTGGCCCTCATCCTCCTGGGCAAGCACCTGGAGGAGGGGGCCAAGGGCCGGGCCTCGGAGGCCATCCGCAGGCTCCTCGCCCTCACCCCCAAGCGGGCCCGCCTCCTCCAGGACGGGGAGGAGAAGGAGCTCCCCGCGGAGGCCCTCATCCCCGGGGACCTGGTCCGGGTCCTTCCCGGGGAAAGGATCCCCGCGGACGGGGTGGTGGTGGAGGGCTTTAGCCACGTGGACGAGTCCATGCTCACCGGGGAGCCCATCCCCAAGGCCAAGGGGCCGGGGGACGAGGTGGTGGGGGGTGCGGTGAACGGGGAAGGGGCCCTCCTGGTGCGGGTGGTCCGGGTGGGGGAGGCCACCTTCCTCGCCCAGATGGCCCGCATGGTGGAGGAGGCCCAGGGGCACAAGCCCCAGGTGCAGGAGGTGGCGGACCGCATCGCCGCGGTGTTCGTGCCCATCGTCCTCGGGGTGGCCCTCCTCACCTTTTTGGGCTGGCTCCTCCTTGGCCCCGGGCTTTCCCACGCCTTTGTGGCCACCCTTTCCGTCCTCCTCATCGCCTGCCCCTGCGCCATGGGCCTGGCCACCCCCGCGGCGGTCGCGGTGGCCACGGGGCGGGCCGCCCAGCTCGGGGTGCTCTTCCGGAAGGGGACGGCCCTCGAGGCCCTGGCCCGGGCGGACACCGCCCTTCTGGACAAGACCGGGACCCTCACCCTGGGCCGGCCCGTCCTGGCCGAGGTCCTGCCCTTCGGCCTGGAAAGGGAAGAGGCCCTCCGCCTGGCCGCCGCCCTGGAGCGGGGAAGCGAGCACCCCTTGGCCCGGGCCCTCCTGGAGGCCGCCCAAGGGCTTTCCCTCCCCCAGGCGGAAGGGGTCAGGGCCCTGCCCGGGGAGGGGGTGGAGGGGGTGGTGGAGGGGCGGAGGCTCTTCGTGGGGGGGCCAGCCCTGATGGAACGGCTTTCGGTGGCCCTCCCCCAGGAGGCCCGGGCCCTGCCGGAGGGGGGCTTCACGCCGCTTTATCTGGCGGAGGAGGGGAGGCTCCTTGCGGCCTTTGCCGTCTCCGATCCCCCTAAGCCCGAGGCCAAGGAGGCGGTGGCGGCTCTGAAGGCCCTGGGCCTAAGGGTGGTCCTCCTCACCGGGGACCACCCCGCCCCCGCCCGGAAGGTGGCGGAGGCCTTGGGGATCGGGGAGGTCCTGGCCGGGGTGCGCCCGGAGGGGAAGCTGGAGGCCATCCGCCTTCTCCAAGGGGAGGGGCGGAAGGTGGTCTTCGTGGGGGACGGGATCAACGACGCGGCCGCCCTGGCCCAGGCGGACGTGGGGGTGGCCCTGGCGAGCGGCACGGACATCGCCCTCGAGGCCGGGGACGTGGTCCTATTGCGGGACCTGAGGGGCCTCCCCGCGGCCATCCTCCTGGCCCGTAAGACCCTGCGCACGGTCTACCTGAACTTCTTCTGGGCCTACGCCTACAACGTCCTCCTCATCCCCGTGGCCGCGGGGGCCCTCTACCCCTTCTTCGGCCTCCTCCTGAACCCCATGCTGGCCGCCGCGGCCATGAGCCTCTCCAGCCTCTTCGTCCTCACCAACTCCCTGCGCCTTAGGGGCTTCCGCCCCCCCTTGGCCCAGGGCACAGTCTAG
- a CDS encoding CueP family metal-binding protein — translation MKRHLWWIFLLGAALGQTAKDLQGLGPEEAMALAKRWRQAGVQAVSYLTQEAVVFEVGGSRVAIPLPKDRMALAIAPYRTFTHPCTIHYFSSCRGELVGERFRVRVYREGKLLLDKEVEAGPDGFFELWLPRNGRFTVEIQQGTWVAQGSVATFKDSPTCLTGFRLAAR, via the coding sequence ATGAAAAGGCACCTGTGGTGGATCTTCCTTCTCGGAGCGGCGCTTGGGCAGACGGCGAAGGACCTCCAGGGCCTCGGGCCCGAGGAGGCCATGGCGCTGGCAAAGCGCTGGCGCCAGGCGGGGGTCCAGGCGGTGAGCTACCTGACCCAGGAGGCGGTGGTCTTTGAGGTGGGGGGGAGCAGGGTGGCCATCCCCCTGCCCAAGGACCGGATGGCCCTGGCCATCGCCCCCTACCGCACCTTCACCCACCCCTGCACCATCCACTACTTCTCCAGCTGCCGGGGGGAACTGGTGGGGGAGCGCTTCCGGGTACGGGTGTACCGGGAAGGGAAGCTCCTTCTGGACAAGGAGGTGGAGGCGGGGCCGGACGGGTTCTTTGAGCTCTGGCTTCCCCGCAACGGCCGGTTCACCGTGGAAATCCAGCAGGGCACCTGGGTGGCCCAGGGCTCGGTGGCCACCTTCAAGGACAGCCCCACCTGCCTCACGGGGTTTAGGCTGGCCGCCCGCTAG
- a CDS encoding ABC transporter permease, whose translation MDLLHLALKNLLARPVRSLLTLLGVLVATASMVLFLSFGEGLRRALFQELSRVGPALQVLPEGVEGFAFGGYPGITPEQARALEEAARALGATGVIPSVFLVRGGFDPGTSFLFQGLPEGVSPEALYPGLEAAQGSLVPSPRGAVLGAKVAERQGLSLGASLRLSPEVRLKVEGVLAPTGGLADNLIFTPLGPLQKVLGTENYSALFVLLPPGLEAEGVARALEARVEGLKVETQGEVLRFAERALRISDLVRFGISLVALFVGGLLVANTVMMSVYERIREFGVMRALGARRAFIFRLVLLEALLLALLGGVGGLLLGAVGSSAINLYTQGEVGLALSAVTPRLALFSLGVALALGLLSGLLPAQMASRLPVVEALGRA comes from the coding sequence GTGGACCTTCTCCACCTGGCCCTGAAAAACCTCCTCGCCCGCCCCGTGCGGAGCCTCCTCACCCTCCTCGGGGTCCTGGTGGCCACCGCCAGCATGGTCCTCTTCCTCTCCTTTGGGGAGGGCCTAAGGCGGGCCCTTTTCCAGGAGCTTTCCCGGGTGGGCCCCGCCCTCCAGGTCCTCCCCGAGGGGGTGGAGGGCTTCGCCTTCGGGGGCTACCCCGGGATTACCCCGGAGCAGGCCCGGGCCCTGGAGGAGGCGGCCCGGGCCCTTGGGGCTACCGGGGTCATCCCCAGCGTCTTCCTGGTGCGGGGGGGGTTTGATCCGGGCACCAGCTTTCTCTTCCAGGGCCTCCCCGAAGGGGTGAGCCCGGAGGCCCTGTACCCGGGCCTGGAGGCGGCGCAGGGAAGCCTCGTCCCTTCCCCCAGGGGGGCGGTCCTCGGGGCCAAGGTGGCCGAGCGCCAGGGTCTTTCCCTGGGGGCCTCCTTGCGCCTTTCCCCCGAGGTCCGGCTTAAGGTGGAGGGGGTTTTGGCCCCCACGGGGGGGCTTGCGGACAACCTCATCTTCACCCCCCTAGGGCCCCTGCAGAAGGTCCTGGGCACGGAGAACTATAGCGCCCTCTTCGTCCTCCTCCCCCCGGGGCTGGAGGCGGAAGGGGTGGCCCGGGCCCTGGAGGCAAGGGTGGAGGGCCTGAAGGTGGAGACCCAAGGGGAGGTCCTCCGCTTTGCGGAACGGGCCCTAAGGATCAGCGACCTGGTGCGCTTCGGCATCAGCCTGGTGGCCCTTTTCGTGGGGGGGCTTCTGGTGGCCAACACGGTGATGATGTCCGTCTACGAAAGGATCCGCGAGTTCGGGGTTATGCGCGCCCTGGGGGCTAGGCGGGCCTTCATCTTCCGCCTGGTGCTCCTGGAGGCCCTCCTCCTCGCCCTCCTCGGGGGGGTTGGGGGGCTTCTCCTCGGCGCGGTGGGGTCCTCCGCCATCAACCTCTACACCCAAGGGGAGGTGGGCCTGGCCCTCTCCGCCGTGACCCCTAGGCTTGCCCTCTTCAGCCTGGGGGTGGCCCTCGCCTTGGGGCTCCTCTCGGGCCTCCTGCCCGCCCAGATGGCCAGCCGCCTCCCCGTGGTGGAGGCCTTGGGGAGGGCCTGA
- a CDS encoding CopZ family metallochaperone, which yields MLRLKVEGMTCNHCVMAVKKALMKVPGVERAEVSLEKGEALVEGQADPKALVQAVEAEGYRAQVA from the coding sequence ATGCTCCGGCTGAAGGTGGAAGGCATGACCTGCAACCACTGCGTGATGGCGGTGAAGAAGGCCCTCATGAAGGTCCCCGGCGTGGAGAGGGCCGAGGTGTCCTTAGAAAAGGGCGAGGCCCTGGTGGAGGGCCAGGCCGATCCCAAGGCCCTGGTCCAGGCGGTGGAGGCTGAGGGGTACCGGGCCCAGGTGGCATGA
- a CDS encoding metal-sensitive transcriptional regulator yields MRGHLHLDPKVREEARKRLLSAKGHLEGILRMLEDEGVYCVDVLKQLKAVQGALDRVGEMVLRAHLRDHVATAQARGDVEEIVEELMEALKYR; encoded by the coding sequence ATGAGGGGCCACCTTCACCTAGACCCCAAGGTGCGGGAGGAGGCGAGAAAGAGGCTCCTTTCCGCCAAGGGCCACCTGGAGGGCATCCTTCGCATGCTGGAGGACGAAGGGGTGTACTGCGTGGATGTCCTGAAGCAGCTGAAGGCCGTCCAGGGGGCCTTAGACCGGGTGGGGGAGATGGTCTTAAGGGCCCACCTAAGGGACCACGTGGCCACCGCCCAGGCGCGGGGGGATGTGGAGGAGATCGTGGAGGAGCTCATGGAGGCCCTCAAGTACCGCTAA
- a CDS encoding sensor histidine kinase: MRLFLKLCLSHFLVALLALFLLFLLAEALAPSFYRGHVARMAHALAMMGGGAMAEALRADLEAGLRATLTSALLAALPLSALGAALVALVPSLRLARTARLLAQGSRAMAEGNYGLRLPPLEGDELGELALHFNRLAEALDKVEKTRAELIGTVAHELRTPLSALQGYAEGLSDGVLTPERAAEGILREVRALKRLVEDLALVSRVEAQRVEIRLEALSPKALLEEAYQRFLPAFQSKGVALGLAPIPPLPPVLADRERALQVLANLLHNALRFTPEGGRATLGAYPLEGQVAFFVEDTGVGIPEEHLPHIFKRFYRVDRARSRKDGGTGVGLTVAKGLVEAMGGRVWAESQVGVGSRFTFTLPLYRGFTEGG; encoded by the coding sequence ATGCGCCTTTTTCTTAAGCTCTGCCTGAGCCACTTTTTGGTGGCGCTCCTCGCGCTATTCCTCCTCTTCCTCCTGGCCGAGGCCCTGGCCCCCAGCTTCTACCGGGGGCACGTGGCCCGCATGGCCCACGCCCTGGCCATGATGGGGGGCGGGGCCATGGCCGAGGCCCTAAGGGCGGACCTCGAGGCCGGCCTCCGCGCCACCCTGACCTCCGCCCTTCTCGCCGCCCTGCCCCTTTCCGCCTTAGGGGCGGCCCTGGTGGCCCTGGTGCCGAGCCTCCGCTTAGCCCGCACCGCCCGGCTTCTCGCCCAGGGGAGCCGGGCCATGGCCGAGGGGAACTACGGGCTCCGCCTCCCCCCTTTGGAAGGGGATGAGCTGGGGGAGCTGGCCCTCCACTTCAACCGCCTGGCCGAGGCCCTGGACAAGGTGGAGAAAACCCGGGCGGAGCTCATCGGCACCGTGGCCCACGAGCTCAGGACCCCCCTCTCCGCCCTCCAGGGGTACGCGGAGGGGCTTTCGGACGGGGTGCTAACCCCGGAACGGGCCGCGGAGGGGATCCTAAGGGAGGTGCGGGCCCTGAAGCGCCTGGTGGAGGACCTGGCCCTGGTCTCCCGGGTGGAGGCGCAGCGGGTGGAGATCCGCCTCGAGGCCCTTTCCCCCAAGGCCCTCCTGGAGGAGGCCTACCAACGCTTCCTGCCCGCGTTTCAGAGCAAGGGGGTGGCCCTGGGGCTGGCCCCCATCCCTCCCCTTCCTCCCGTCCTGGCGGACCGGGAAAGGGCCCTCCAGGTCCTGGCCAACCTCCTCCACAACGCCCTCCGCTTCACCCCGGAAGGGGGCCGGGCCACCCTGGGGGCCTATCCCTTGGAAGGGCAGGTGGCCTTCTTCGTAGAGGACACGGGGGTGGGCATCCCCGAGGAGCACCTGCCCCACATCTTCAAGCGCTTCTACCGGGTGGACCGGGCCAGGAGCCGGAAGGACGGAGGCACGGGGGTGGGCCTCACCGTGGCCAAGGGGTTGGTGGAGGCCATGGGGGGGCGGGTCTGGGCGGAAAGCCAGGTGGGGGTGGGAAGCCGCTTCACCTTCACCCTGCCCCTTTATCGGGGCTTTACAGAAGGCGGGTAG
- a CDS encoding DUF305 domain-containing protein, with amino-acid sequence MARILAFILALGLALAQHQHGSPSQSSPERAFLSGMIAHHEGALEMARLALPALKDPEVKAWAESILKEQEGEIRAMRALLPRFGGLDGGAYQAMRGEMVDLLARLRAAQDRERAFVELMLLHHKGAVEMALEVLLSGRDTEVLNLAKAIALAQTEEIHRFRLWLLR; translated from the coding sequence ATGGCGCGTATTCTGGCGTTCATCCTGGCCCTGGGCCTGGCCCTGGCCCAGCACCAACACGGAAGCCCTTCCCAATCCAGCCCGGAAAGGGCCTTCCTCTCGGGCATGATCGCCCACCACGAGGGGGCCTTGGAGATGGCCAGGCTGGCCCTACCCGCCCTGAAGGACCCCGAGGTGAAGGCCTGGGCGGAGTCCATCCTTAAGGAACAGGAGGGGGAGATCCGCGCCATGCGCGCCCTCCTCCCCCGCTTCGGGGGCCTGGACGGGGGGGCCTACCAGGCCATGCGGGGGGAGATGGTGGACCTGCTGGCCCGGCTCCGCGCGGCCCAGGACCGGGAGCGGGCCTTTGTGGAGCTCATGCTCCTCCACCACAAGGGGGCGGTGGAGATGGCCCTCGAGGTCCTCCTTTCCGGACGGGATACGGAGGTCCTGAACCTGGCCAAGGCCATCGCCCTGGCCCAGACGGAGGAGATCCACCGGTTCCGCCTATGGCTTCTTCGCTGA
- a CDS encoding multicopper oxidase family protein, which produces MLARRSFLQAAAGSLVLGLARAQGPSFPEPKVVRSQGGLLSLKLSATPTPLALAGQRATLLTYGGSFPGPTLRVRPRDTVRLTLENRLPEPTNLHWHGLPISPKVDDPFLEIPPGESWTYEFAVPKELAGTFWYHPHLHGRVAPQLFAGLLGALVVESSLDAIPELREAEEHLLVLKDLALQGGRPAPHTPMDWMNGKEGDLVLVNGALRPTLVAQKATLRLRLLNASNARYYRLALQDHPLYLIAADGGFLEEPLEVSELLLAPGERAEVLVRLRKEGRFLLQALPYDRGAMGMMDMGGMAHAMPQGPSRPETLLYLIAPKNPKPLPLPKALSPFPTLPAPVVTRRLVLTEDMMAARFFINGQVFDHRRVDLKGQAQTVEVWEVENQGDMDHPFHLHVHPFQVLSVGGRPFPYRAWKDVVNLKAGEVARLLVPLREKGRTVFHCHIVEHEDRGMMGVLEVG; this is translated from the coding sequence ATGCTGGCGCGCAGGAGCTTTCTCCAAGCGGCGGCGGGCAGTCTGGTCCTGGGCCTGGCCCGGGCCCAAGGCCCTTCCTTCCCCGAGCCCAAGGTGGTGCGGAGCCAGGGCGGCCTCCTCTCCCTGAAGCTTTCTGCCACCCCCACCCCGCTTGCCCTGGCGGGGCAAAGGGCCACCCTCCTCACCTACGGGGGGAGCTTTCCCGGGCCCACCCTCCGGGTCCGCCCCAGGGACACGGTGCGCCTCACCCTGGAAAACCGCCTTCCCGAGCCCACCAACCTCCACTGGCACGGCCTGCCCATCTCCCCTAAGGTGGACGACCCCTTCCTGGAGATCCCCCCGGGGGAGAGCTGGACCTACGAGTTCGCTGTTCCCAAGGAGCTGGCAGGTACCTTCTGGTACCACCCCCACCTGCACGGCCGGGTAGCCCCCCAGCTCTTTGCCGGCCTCCTGGGAGCCCTCGTGGTGGAAAGCTCCCTGGACGCCATCCCCGAGCTCAGGGAGGCGGAGGAGCACCTCCTCGTCCTGAAGGACCTGGCCCTCCAGGGCGGGCGCCCGGCGCCGCACACCCCCATGGACTGGATGAACGGGAAGGAGGGCGACCTGGTCCTGGTGAACGGGGCCCTGCGGCCCACCCTGGTGGCCCAGAAGGCCACCCTGAGGCTTCGCCTCCTCAACGCCTCCAACGCCCGCTACTACCGCCTGGCCCTGCAGGACCACCCCCTTTACCTCATCGCCGCCGATGGGGGCTTCCTGGAAGAGCCCCTGGAGGTGTCCGAGCTCCTCCTGGCCCCAGGAGAGCGGGCCGAGGTCCTGGTGCGCTTGCGGAAAGAGGGCCGCTTCCTCCTCCAGGCCCTGCCCTACGACCGCGGGGCCATGGGCATGATGGACATGGGGGGCATGGCCCACGCCATGCCCCAAGGGCCAAGCCGGCCCGAAACCCTTCTTTACCTCATCGCCCCCAAGAACCCCAAGCCCTTACCCCTGCCCAAGGCCCTAAGCCCCTTCCCCACCCTGCCCGCCCCCGTGGTCACCCGCCGCCTGGTCCTCACCGAGGACATGATGGCCGCCCGCTTCTTCATCAACGGCCAGGTCTTTGACCACAGGCGGGTGGACCTGAAGGGGCAGGCCCAGACGGTGGAGGTCTGGGAGGTGGAAAACCAGGGGGACATGGACCACCCCTTCCACCTCCACGTCCACCCCTTCCAGGTCCTCTCCGTGGGCGGGAGGCCTTTCCCCTACCGGGCCTGGAAGGATGTGGTCAACCTGAAGGCGGGCGAGGTGGCCAGGCTTCTGGTTCCCTTGAGGGAAAAGGGCCGGACCGTTTTTCACTGCCACATCGTGGAGCACGAGGACCGGGGGATGATGGGAGTCCTCGAGGTGGGTTAG
- a CDS encoding ABC transporter ATP-binding protein: MLRAEGLTKRYRQGEKEVVALQGFTYAFPAGATAIVGPSGSGKTTLLNLLAGLDLPTEGGVYLGETALHRLSEDERALLRLRHMGFVFQQWNLIPTLTAWENVAFPLLLAGWPLAKRRARALELLEAVGLLGRADHPPSRLSGGEQQRVALARALALEPEVLFADEPTGNLDAESREEVARLLFQAGRDRTLVLVTHDLELAARAERRLYLKGGRLLKVEEAQGSRTK, encoded by the coding sequence ATGCTCCGCGCGGAAGGCCTCACCAAGCGTTACCGGCAAGGGGAGAAGGAGGTGGTGGCCCTCCAGGGCTTCACCTACGCCTTCCCTGCCGGGGCCACGGCCATCGTGGGGCCCTCGGGCTCGGGGAAGACCACCCTCTTAAACCTCCTCGCGGGGCTTGACCTGCCCACGGAGGGCGGGGTGTACCTGGGGGAGACCGCCCTCCACCGCCTTTCCGAGGACGAGCGGGCCCTGCTCCGCCTCCGGCACATGGGCTTCGTCTTCCAGCAGTGGAACCTCATCCCCACCCTCACCGCCTGGGAGAACGTGGCCTTTCCCCTCCTCCTTGCGGGCTGGCCCCTCGCGAAGCGGCGGGCCAGGGCCCTGGAGCTTTTGGAGGCGGTGGGCCTCTTGGGGCGGGCGGACCATCCCCCCTCGAGGCTCTCCGGGGGGGAGCAGCAGCGGGTGGCCCTGGCCCGGGCCCTGGCCCTGGAACCCGAGGTCCTCTTCGCCGACGAGCCCACGGGCAACCTGGACGCGGAGTCCCGGGAGGAGGTGGCCCGCCTCCTCTTCCAGGCGGGCCGGGATCGGACCCTGGTCCTCGTCACCCATGACCTCGAGCTCGCCGCCCGCGCGGAGAGGCGGCTCTACCTAAAGGGCGGGCGGCTTCTAAAGGTGGAG